The Thermodesulfovibrio sp. 3462-1 genome contains the following window.
ATTCAACTAACAAAGGAATTTTTATTGGAAATCTCTCAACAGATGGAAGAGGAAATGTGCTCGTCCTTGAAAAAAGATTTTTCCTTGAAGGTGAAAATACAGTAAAAGCAGTAACTATTGCTGCAGATTATACAGGCGACATGTTTTATTTTCCTTCTTTTAATGATATTGATTCGAATCCTTTTGGAATTAATTTAAGCAAGCAGAATAGTGTAGTGCATATGTTAGTTAATGAATCTACAAAGGCATGGGAATTTGGGGTAGGAGTTATTGGCATGGGAGGTACATATGATAGTGCTCCTTCAGCTCCATTCAAAATAACGTATTCTGAAGGATTTGGGAGTTACGGAGTATTTGGAGCTATTTTAAAAGGAGATGTATGGGGAAATGATGAACAAAATCGTCAGAATGTAATTCATGGTAAAACCTATGGATATTTTGCAGATCCAGGAGCTTATAATGGAGCAACAGGAATATTTGTTGGTGAAACAATGGGAACTTTTGATCCAGCAAATAAATATTGGCAGACAGTGACAGCTGGAGTAGTTCTTGACACATCAAAGTTTTTGGCTATGGCATGTCCTAACGGAACATGCAATAAATCAGGAACGGGATTTACAGAGGATCAAGAAAAATTAAGAAAACTTGACATACCTGTTGTTGAAGTTGGACGGGCAAGTTTTAGTGGAAGTGGAAACAATTTAACAGTAAACATGAATGATGTTGTATTCTTTTCAACCCAAACAGGGCAGAAACCAATTTTGTGGTCAACTGCCAGTGTAAGTGGAACCTATACTGCAGATCCAACTCTAAATCAGCCTGTAACCCTCAATGCCACATCTGGAGCATCAGGTTCTGTTATTTTTGCTCCTACACAATGGTCTGGAGGAACTTGGGCAGCAAAAGTGCTGACAGATTCTCCTATAAATCTTTCAGGTGGTTCATACTCAGGTCAAGTTCATATGAAGGGTGCTGCAGGAGGAACATATAGTAGTGGTAGTTTTTCAGGGACAGCATCAGGATATGTAATCAGGATACAGGATATGTAAAATAAGATTATGCCACTTACAGAAATAGTTGCAACAAAGCAGGACATAGCAAATTTAGAGGTAAAGATAGAGAAAGTCAGTTCAGACTTAAAAGTAAAAATAGAAAAAGTTCAGGCAGATTTAGAGGTAAAAATAGAAAGAGTTAGGACAGATCTCATAAGATGAATGTTCATTTTCTGGGCTGGTCAGATTGGTGCTCTTGTTGCAATTCTTGCTTTATTTTTTAAGTAGTTTTCTTTATTTCATTCCAAAGACTATCCATTTCCTGAAGAGTCATGTCTTTTAGATTTTTGCCCTTTTGCTTGGCAATTTTTTCAAGTTTTTTAAATCTTTTCTCAAATTTTCTGTTTGTTTTTCTTAAAGCAGCTTCGGGGTCAATTTTAAGAAAACGGGCGAGATTAACAATACTGAAAAGCAAATCTCCAATTTCTTCTTCTATTCTGTTTTTTTCTTGACAAGCAATTGCTTCTTCAACTTCTTTAACTTCCTCTTTAATTTTTTCAACTACTCCCTGAGCATTATCCCAATCAAATCCAACCTTTGAAACTCTTGACTGAATTTTATATGCTCTCAGCAGTGCTGGCAATGCAAGAGGAATTCCATCAAGAATTGATTCATGAAGCTTTCCCTCTTCCTTTTTTCTTTCATCCCATTGGGCAAGAACTTCTTCTGGAGTTTTGAAATCAGCCTCTGCAAACACATGAGGATGCCTTCTTATCATTTTCTGAATGATTGTCTGTATTACATCATTTATGTCAAAATTACTATTTTGTTTTGCTATCTCACTGTGAAAAACAATCTGAAGGAGTAAATCTCCAAGTTCTTCTTTCATTGCTTTTGAATCTTTGTTTTCAATTGCTTCAATAAGCTCATAGGCTTCTTCAAGAAGATATCGTTTTAAAGTATCATGGGTTTGAACCCTATCCCAGGGGCAGCCTTTTTCAGAGCGAAGAATTTCTATTATTTTGACAAGTTCATCAAATTTTTCACTCAATTGTTTTCTCCAAAATCCAGTAAAAATTTACCCATACTGCCTCATCTCCACAAAGACTGAAGACATTTCTACCTTTTTCGCTGAGTTTAAGGAAATCTTTATCAAAGAAAACATAGTAGATGCTATCAAAGTGTTTTAAAAGCTCTTTTTCTTCAGATTCTTCAAACTCTCTGAAAGCCATGTTTATAATTAAAACTTTCTTTTTTGGAGTTATATTAAGCTCTTTAATCAATTCATTTATTCTTAAAGCAGCCTGGATACCAGTTTTAGTAAAAGTGCTTACTATAAATAAAAGATCAATTTTACTTAAAATGCCCCTGCTTATGTGTTCCATTCCAGCCTCATTATCAACAACAATGTATCTGTAATGTTGTGCAATTTCCTGAAGAATTCTTTTTAAAACATTGTTAACCGCGCAATAACATCCACTTCCTTCAGGTCTTCCCATAACTAAAAGGTCAAAACCCTTTGCTTCTTCAACAACTTTGTTTATTTGAATTTCAAGCCACTCATCAAGACTCATTCCTTCAGGCTTGTTTTTCAATGCATTTTCTCTTACTGAGGCTACTGTTTCCCTGACTTCAACTCCTAAAAGTTCTGGAAGACAATAATTAGGATCCGCATCAACCACTAAAACAGGTCCAAGTTTTTTCTTTGAAAGATACTTTACTGTGAAGGCAGCAAGAGTGCTTTTTCCTACTCCACCTTTTCCAGCAAAAACTATAAAATAACTCATAGCTCTCTCACAATTTTTAATAAATCGCTGAATTTATCAATTATAAAATCAGCCTCTTTTAAAATTTCTCTTTCCCTATATCCGTATGTAACCGCCACTGTCCTAACTCCTGCCTGTTTTCCTGCTATAATGTCAAGTTCACTGTCTCCAACAATTAATGTTTTATCCGTAGTGGTATTGAATTTTTTTATTGTTTCAATAATTGGTTTCGGAGAAGGTTTTCTTTCAGGAAAAAGGTCGCTTCCAGCTACAAAATCAAAATACTGTAAAAGGCCAAGACTTTCAAGTGTTTTAACAGTGAGTTCAGTTAGTTTATTTGAAATTACAGCTTTTTTAATATTTTTTAACTGTGTAAGAGTTGCATGGACTTCAGGATAAACTTTTGAAAAGTCTGTTATGTGTTCTTTATAGTATTTCACAAAACATTCTATCAATTCTTGAACTGGAAGACAGATTTTTTTTGCATCCAGAGCTTTTTCTATAAGACGGTTAACACCTTCTCCAACCATTTTTTTTACTTCCTCCTTTGAAAATCCTGAAATTCTTGATTTTTCAAGACAATAATTCAATGCCTGCGTTATGTCCTCACAGGAGTCCACTAATGTGCCATCTAAGTCAAAAATAATAAGCTCAATCATTTGCTTTTTAGTATAACATGACTTCACATCTTTTATTAAATCGTGCTATAATTTAAACATGGCTCGCATTGATGCTTTTTTCAAATTAATGCTTGAAAACAAAGCAAGTGACCTTCACCTTGTTGCTGGAAGCCAGCCTGTATTAAGAATTCATGGAGAACTTGTGAGGGTTCAGTATAAGGTTCTTGATAATCAGGAACTGAGGTCTCTTCTTTATGAAATCACACCAGAGGAAAAAATCAAAGTATTTGAAGAAACAGGTGATCTTGATTTTGCTCATGAAATCCCTGGTGTTGCTCGTTTTCGTGTGAACTACTTCATGCATAAAGAAGGAATTGGTGCAGCCTTCAGGCATATTCCCAATGAAATAAAAACAATTGATCAACTTGGTTTGCCACAGGTGCTAAAGCGCTTTGCAATGCTTAAGAAAGGAATTGTTCTTGTTACAGGACCTACAGGTTCTGGAAAATCAACAACCTTGGCTGCAATAATTGATTATGCAAATACTAATAGAAAAGAAAGAATAATCACCATTGAAGACCCAATTGAATTTATTCATCCCAACAAAGGATGTGTCATATCTTACAGAGAAGTGGGAACTCATACAGAGTCCTTTGCAAAAGCTCTGAGAGCAGCACTTAGAGAAGACCCTGATATAATTCTTGTGGGTGAAATGCGTGATATTGAGACAATTCAGCTTGCCCTTGAGGCTGCTGCAACTGGTCATTTTGTTCTGAGCACCCTTCATACATCATCGGCAATAAAAACAGTTGATAGAATTATTGATGTCTTCCCTCCTGAGCAGCAGGCACAGGTAAGAACATCACTGAGTGAGTCTTTACAGGCAGTTGTTGCTCAAACTCTTTTAAGAAGAGCTGATGGCCGTGGAAGAGTCGCAGCCTGTGAGATTTTGATTAATACCTATGCTGTTGGAAATCTTATAAGAGAGGGAAAAACTCACCAGATACTTTCAATTATGCAGACAAGTAAAAGCCTAGGTATGCAGACAATGGACGATGCTTTACTACAACTTCTTCAGGAAGGTAAAATCACTGCAGAAGATGCCTATGAAAGGGCAACAGACAAACAAAAGTTTGCAAGATTTCTTAAGGAAGTTCCTCAGGAAGGTATTGGATGAGGAAACAGGAGCTTGACTGGATACTTGATCAAATCTGTGAAAGCTATCCTGAACTTTCAGATATTGTCTTTACAGTTGGAAGGCCCTTTCAGGTGCTTCAGTGGGGTGAATTAAAACCTGTTTATCTTCAAAATGTGCCTATTCAGTTTTTAACCGCCTTTCATACAGAAAGAATAGCTCTTGCATTAATGAATAATCAAAAAAGACTTATTGAAAATCTTCTTAAAGAGGGCTACTGTGATACAAGTTATGCTATAGCAAAAGCAAGATTCAGGGTTAATATTTTTTCTCAAAGAGGCAATTACGCAGCTGTTTTAAGAAAGCTTCCAATGAAAATACCAACAGTTGAGGAATTGAAGCTTCCTCCTATTGTAAAAGAGATTGTAAACGAAAGAATGGGGCTTGTTTTGGTTACAGGAGCAACAGGTTCTGGTAAATCCTCCACTCTTGCAGCAATGCTGGAGATAATCAATGAAACAAGAGCATGCCATGTAATAACTCTTGAAGATCCCGTTGAATTTGTTCATCAGCATAAAAAATCCACCTTCAATCAGAGGGAGCTTGGCATAGATTTTCATAACTTTGCAGACGGACTCAGAGCTGCACTCAGGCAGGCTCCTCATGTAATACTTGTTGGAGAAATTAGAGACAGAGAAACTCTTGAAATTGCAATGCAGGCAGCAGAGACAGGGCATCTTGTGCTTGGCACACTTCATACAACTGATGCAGGACAGACAATCGGAAGAATGATTGGAATGTTTCCGCCACAGGATGAAAACTACATAAGATTGAGGGTTGCAGATACTCTTAAATGGGTTGTTAGCCAGAGGCTTCTTCCAAAAATTGGTGGAGGAAGAATAATAGCCACTGAAGTTATGCGCAAAAATCTCAGAATAAGAGAGTTGATTATAAATGGTGAGACTGCTGAGAAAACCTTTTATGATGTTATTGCTACAAGCGGAGCAGTTGGTATGCATACTTTTGATCAGTCTATTCTTGAACTCTACAGACATGGATTAATTACAGAGGAAACTGCAGTAGCCTATGCATCAAGAAGATCATATGTAATTATGGAAATTGATAAAATGAAAGCAGCACGTGGAGAAAAAACAACAGATATAGAAGGATTAAAACTTGACATTGATTATGGCAAAAAAGTAAAGGGATAAAAAATATGCCAAAGGCCATTGTATGTGAAAAAAATGAGGAAGTACAGAAATTTTTAACTGATTATCTAAAATCAGCAGGATTTGAATGTTTTAGCTTTTCTAATCCCAGAGAAGCTCTCAATGCAATTGAAGATGCGTCCTTAATTGTGATATCAGAAGAATTTAATGAAATAATTGAAGCTATGTCTTCTCTGCCAATGTATCAGAGAAGAGATATTATTGTGATTTTACTGTCTCTATCAATTCCAACAATGGACAGGCTTTCTGCCTTTGCAAAGGGTGTTGACTGCATTGTAAATATCAAAGATTTAAATAATTTTCCAGCAATTTTTAAAAGAGCCTATGTGGAACACCAGAAAACATACAAGCTTTTTAAAGAAACTCTTTCAAAGTTATTTTACTAAACTTTGAAGGCTATCCAGAGGAGGGAGATACTTCAGAGAGAAGATTTATTGTGATTTCAAAAAATTTTCTTGACTGTGAACTCTATACAAAAGGAAGACTGTTGACAGTTGTTGGGAAATTTAAAGGGTTAAAAGAAGGGAAAATTGATACAATGCCTTATACTTTTCCTCTTATTGAGGCTCAGGCAACATATTTATGGAAAAAAAGATATAAACCTTACTGGCATCCTTCTTTATGGTTGTGGTATGGCTCACCTCCATGGTATTTTGAATATGGACCTGGATGGTGGTAAATTTACAAAATAATGGGAAAAATTCAAATACTTCCTGAAAGCATTGTAGGAAAAATTGCTGCAGGAGAAGTTGTTGAAAGACCTGCCAGTGTAGTAAAAGAACTTATTGAAAACTCAATAGATGCAGGTGCAAACTCAATCTCTGTTTATATAAAAAATTTTGGGATTGCTGAAATAAAAGTGATTGATGATGGAGAGGGCATTGCTTCTGAGGATGTTTTGCTTGCCTTTCAAAGACATGCCACAAGCAAGATAAAAGACGACAGAGATCTTATTAGAATCTCATCACTTGGATTTAGAGGTGAGGCTCTTTATTCTATTGCCCGGGTAAGCAAAATAAAAATAATTACCCAGCATATAACAGAAAATACCGGCACAGAAGCCTATTTTGTTGCTGGCACTTTAAAATGGCAAAAACCAGCAGTAACCAAAGGAACAACAATACAGATTACAGATCTTTTTTTTAACACTCCTGTGCGTAGGAAATTTCTTAAGTCTTCTTATACTGAAAAAGCACACATTATTGAAACTTTTCAGAATTACTGTGTTGCCTATCCAGAGATTTCTTTTTCCTTATTCATTGATGAAGAGGAAATTTTAAACATACCCAGGGCAGACACAATTTATGAAAGAGTATTGCAGATTTTCGGTTCAGAAATTGTAGAAACTCTTAAATTTAAAACGATTTCAAAAGATTACTATAAAATTGAGCTTTTTATAGGAGAGAAGCCTAAAGAAAAATACAAAAAACTGCAACTGATTTTTGTAAACCGAAGGCCTGTACGGGAACAATCTATTGTGAGTACTATATACAAAGCTTTTAAACTTAATTATCCACAGTTTTTAATTTTTATAACTGTGCCACCACAGGATGTAGATTTTAATGTTCATCCAGCAAAAAAGGAGGTAAGATTTCGCAATTGTCAAAAAATTCATCAGCTTATATTTAAAATGGCTGAGTTTCAGTATAAATCATCAATGGTTGCTGAAGAAACTGTACAGTGGCAGGCAGATTCATCCTATTTAGAACAGATCTCTGTTTTTTCTGCAGACTCTGCAGAATTTGAATTTTTAAATCTCGGTGATTCAATTGTTGTTGTAAAGCAACCTCAAGGAGTAATTTTTCTTGATTACCATGCTGCACATGAAAGAGTGAATTTTGAAAAAATTTTAAATAAAATGAAAGAGAAAATTGCAAAACTTGTTTTTCCTGTAATTGTTAATCTAAGCTCTGATGATTATGTTTTAATAAAAGAGAATCTGCAAATGCTTCAAGAACTGGGTATTGAAGCTCATGATTTTGGTAAAAACTCAATAATAATCCGGGCAGTACCTGAAATTATTCAATATGCTGATATAGCAGGAATAATTGAAAGCATTGCTGTTACCATTAAAGAGGAAATTGATAAACCAGACTTTATTGA
Protein-coding sequences here:
- a CDS encoding HAD-IA family hydrolase → MIELIIFDLDGTLVDSCEDITQALNYCLEKSRISGFSKEEVKKMVGEGVNRLIEKALDAKKICLPVQELIECFVKYYKEHITDFSKVYPEVHATLTQLKNIKKAVISNKLTELTVKTLESLGLLQYFDFVAGSDLFPERKPSPKPIIETIKKFNTTTDKTLIVGDSELDIIAGKQAGVRTVAVTYGYREREILKEADFIIDKFSDLLKIVREL
- a CDS encoding type IV pilus twitching motility protein PilT; translation: MARIDAFFKLMLENKASDLHLVAGSQPVLRIHGELVRVQYKVLDNQELRSLLYEITPEEKIKVFEETGDLDFAHEIPGVARFRVNYFMHKEGIGAAFRHIPNEIKTIDQLGLPQVLKRFAMLKKGIVLVTGPTGSGKSTTLAAIIDYANTNRKERIITIEDPIEFIHPNKGCVISYREVGTHTESFAKALRAALREDPDIILVGEMRDIETIQLALEAAATGHFVLSTLHTSSAIKTVDRIIDVFPPEQQAQVRTSLSESLQAVVAQTLLRRADGRGRVAACEILINTYAVGNLIREGKTHQILSIMQTSKSLGMQTMDDALLQLLQEGKITAEDAYERATDKQKFARFLKEVPQEGIG
- the mutL gene encoding DNA mismatch repair endonuclease MutL → MGKIQILPESIVGKIAAGEVVERPASVVKELIENSIDAGANSISVYIKNFGIAEIKVIDDGEGIASEDVLLAFQRHATSKIKDDRDLIRISSLGFRGEALYSIARVSKIKIITQHITENTGTEAYFVAGTLKWQKPAVTKGTTIQITDLFFNTPVRRKFLKSSYTEKAHIIETFQNYCVAYPEISFSLFIDEEEILNIPRADTIYERVLQIFGSEIVETLKFKTISKDYYKIELFIGEKPKEKYKKLQLIFVNRRPVREQSIVSTIYKAFKLNYPQFLIFITVPPQDVDFNVHPAKKEVRFRNCQKIHQLIFKMAEFQYKSSMVAEETVQWQADSSYLEQISVFSADSAEFEFLNLGDSIVVVKQPQGVIFLDYHAAHERVNFEKILNKMKEKIAKLVFPVIVNLSSDDYVLIKENLQMLQELGIEAHDFGKNSIIIRAVPEIIQYADIAGIIESIAVTIKEEIDKPDFIEIKRKIAATIACHSSLRANDRINCFEIKALLQELKKTSDPDHCPHGRPIKKFFSINEIKKWFSR
- the mazG gene encoding nucleoside triphosphate pyrophosphohydrolase, whose amino-acid sequence is MSEKFDELVKIIEILRSEKGCPWDRVQTHDTLKRYLLEEAYELIEAIENKDSKAMKEELGDLLLQIVFHSEIAKQNSNFDINDVIQTIIQKMIRRHPHVFAEADFKTPEEVLAQWDERKKEEGKLHESILDGIPLALPALLRAYKIQSRVSKVGFDWDNAQGVVEKIKEEVKEVEEAIACQEKNRIEEEIGDLLFSIVNLARFLKIDPEAALRKTNRKFEKRFKKLEKIAKQKGKNLKDMTLQEMDSLWNEIKKTT
- a CDS encoding PilT/PilU family type 4a pilus ATPase, with amino-acid sequence MRKQELDWILDQICESYPELSDIVFTVGRPFQVLQWGELKPVYLQNVPIQFLTAFHTERIALALMNNQKRLIENLLKEGYCDTSYAIAKARFRVNIFSQRGNYAAVLRKLPMKIPTVEELKLPPIVKEIVNERMGLVLVTGATGSGKSSTLAAMLEIINETRACHVITLEDPVEFVHQHKKSTFNQRELGIDFHNFADGLRAALRQAPHVILVGEIRDRETLEIAMQAAETGHLVLGTLHTTDAGQTIGRMIGMFPPQDENYIRLRVADTLKWVVSQRLLPKIGGGRIIATEVMRKNLRIRELIINGETAEKTFYDVIATSGAVGMHTFDQSILELYRHGLITEETAVAYASRRSYVIMEIDKMKAARGEKTTDIEGLKLDIDYGKKVKG
- a CDS encoding AAA family ATPase; this translates as MSYFIVFAGKGGVGKSTLAAFTVKYLSKKKLGPVLVVDADPNYCLPELLGVEVRETVASVRENALKNKPEGMSLDEWLEIQINKVVEEAKGFDLLVMGRPEGSGCYCAVNNVLKRILQEIAQHYRYIVVDNEAGMEHISRGILSKIDLLFIVSTFTKTGIQAALRINELIKELNITPKKKVLIINMAFREFEESEEKELLKHFDSIYYVFFDKDFLKLSEKGRNVFSLCGDEAVWVNFYWILEKTIE
- a CDS encoding Slp family lipoprotein, which translates into the protein MISKNFLDCELYTKGRLLTVVGKFKGLKEGKIDTMPYTFPLIEAQATYLWKKRYKPYWHPSLWLWYGSPPWYFEYGPGWW